A region of the Acidicapsa ligni genome:
CTGGAGACACAGAAGCTAAACCTGGCGCGCATCATCGGGCTCCCACTGGGCCAAAAATACAAGGCTGTGAATGAATATCGTTTTGAATCGCAGGTTGACTTCACTTTGGAGACGGCGCTTCATCAGGCATTTGAGCGGAGGTCTGATCTGCAGGCTGCTAATTCGGGAGTCAAGGCTGCGGAATTTTCAATCAAGGCGGCGCACGCTGAACGATTGCCGAGCCTGAATGTCAATGCGGACTTTGGCGCCGCGGGAGTGACTCCAACTCACGAATCAACCGGCGTTTACAGTGTTGCGGGCACACTTTCAATTCCCATCTTTGAGGGCGGCAGGATTCATGGTGACATCGAGCAGTCGTCGTCGGTGCTTCGCCAGCGCAAGTCAGAATATGAAGATCTTCGCGGGCAGATCGACCAGGATGTGCGTCAAGCATTCATCGATATGAACTCTGCTGCCGATCAGGTTGAGGTTGCAAAGAGCAACGTCGAGCTTGCTCATGAAACTCTCGAACAGTCTCGTGATAGGTTCGTCGCCGGAGTTACTGACACCGTAGAGCTCGTACAGGCCCAGCAATCCGTCGCCCAAGCCGATGAGGATTTTATCACTGCGGTCTATGAGCACAACCTGGCCAAGGTGTCGTTGGCACGAGCCATGGGCGACGCTGAACAAACATTGCCACAACTTTTGAGGAAACAATAATGCCCGAAGAGCAACCAGGAAGCTCATTCCAACAGGCTAATCCTATGCAGGCGGGCGAAGCAGATCGCAACCTCGCCATGCGTATGCTGTATGACGAGCAGAATCGGTTACGTGCCGAGCTTGATCGTATGCGGCAACAGCAGGAACAGCGGTCGAAAGAGGGAAATACACAGGACGGCAATGACAAAAAAGATGATAAGGAAGGAGGAAACGACAAAAAAGAAAATGGTGAAGAGGATGATAAAGAAAAAGATAAAAAACCTCCGCTGAAAGATCGGGCCCGCAGTTGGATAAAACAGCATCCGACTGCAAGCGTGTTGATCGTCATAGGCTTTGTTGTGTTGGTCATTGCCTGCATACTGCTTTGGAATTATCTTGATAGCTATACGAATACAGACGACGCCTTTATCGATGGCCGCACGGATCCGATCAGTGCGCGCATCAACGGTTTCGTAGCTGCGGTCTATGTTGAAAATACATATCACGTGAAGAAGGGGCAGTTACTCGCGCAGCTGGACGATCGAGATAATTCGGTTGCGAAGGAGCAAGCCAGCGCCAACTATGCGCAGGCGCAGGCGAGTGTAC
Encoded here:
- a CDS encoding TolC family protein, producing MSMQVTTAAAAGNSVNVIDSSISTQQPYNGSVPMGVLKDGVLNLTLEDALKMGLRQNLGAITESSAIQQATGQRQVARSELMPQLNVAVSEEFERLNLRTQGVEVNTFPESVKFNFYDARTKLNQSVFDLVKIRNLRGASESLKANIKASRNARDLIVLAVSGSYLQQVSTMARIEATAAQVEVSRAIYKQAVDRLAAGLVPRVDVTRSQVQLQTEEQRLRQLQADLETQKLNLARIIGLPLGQKYKAVNEYRFESQVDFTLETALHQAFERRSDLQAANSGVKAAEFSIKAAHAERLPSLNVNADFGAAGVTPTHESTGVYSVAGTLSIPIFEGGRIHGDIEQSSSVLRQRKSEYEDLRGQIDQDVRQAFIDMNSAADQVEVAKSNVELAHETLEQSRDRFVAGVTDTVELVQAQQSVAQADEDFITAVYEHNLAKVSLARAMGDAEQTLPQLLRKQ